One window from the genome of Bacteroidota bacterium encodes:
- a CDS encoding T9SS type A sorting domain-containing protein, producing the protein MQKCSFITILLFLMLLPFQATAQTGTCEPALAEAELDIGNVRARIFNNGGLFWRGSPHVYEVPKGEGSSALFAANIWISGLIDNQVRVAGSRFGPREFWPGPIDVAGNPPADCSPYDQIWEITWTDLFDWFEFGTISTNLANWPWHLGAPVIDGDGVHGNYNLEGGDFPELLGHQRLWWIMNDRGNTHESTDSQPLGLEVHGSAYAFPFPEAAKNHTFYTHKVINKNTVPITDLHFTFWTDGDLGNFDDDYVGSDTLLGLAYYYNADNFDEGGEGYGEAPPAVGFLFLETPPATGDGLDNNRNGETDEPGEMLGPTLIMNHQKSGRNVGGPQTLQQYFNYARGIWRDGSPMFEGSIGYADAFWPDGLPQIPTRYYMPGDPLTGAFWSEFNGDNAGNAIAPSDRRLHMSTGPITLAPGDTMTVSTAILWARGEDHLDSVRQLKADTPIIINAAAAILSPSVSKNPDPRQPNNPPPGTVLNFEQNFPNPFKSTTTIRYSLPQSMRLRLAVYNTLGQEVAVLVENRQAAGNYSAAFNADNLPAGVYLARFEVNQLQFTRRMLLVK; encoded by the coding sequence ATGCAAAAATGTAGCTTCATAACGATACTGCTCTTCCTTATGCTGCTTCCGTTTCAGGCAACAGCACAAACCGGTACCTGTGAACCAGCATTGGCTGAGGCTGAGCTTGACATAGGCAATGTACGCGCGCGCATCTTTAACAACGGCGGCCTGTTCTGGCGGGGCTCGCCCCATGTCTACGAAGTCCCAAAAGGCGAAGGCTCCAGCGCTCTTTTTGCTGCAAATATCTGGATTAGTGGCCTGATCGACAATCAAGTGCGCGTAGCAGGGAGCCGGTTTGGCCCGAGGGAATTCTGGCCCGGACCAATCGACGTAGCCGGCAATCCGCCGGCTGACTGCAGTCCTTACGACCAGATATGGGAAATTACATGGACTGACCTCTTTGACTGGTTCGAGTTTGGAACCATCTCGACCAACCTCGCAAACTGGCCCTGGCACCTGGGTGCCCCGGTGATTGATGGGGACGGAGTCCACGGAAACTATAACCTCGAAGGGGGTGACTTTCCCGAACTGCTCGGCCACCAGCGACTCTGGTGGATCATGAACGACCGCGGTAACACGCACGAATCAACCGACAGTCAACCACTCGGCCTCGAAGTACACGGATCTGCCTACGCCTTTCCATTTCCAGAGGCTGCCAAAAACCACACATTTTACACGCATAAAGTTATCAACAAGAACACGGTGCCCATCACTGATTTGCACTTCACCTTCTGGACCGATGGAGACCTGGGCAACTTTGACGATGACTATGTCGGGTCAGATACACTACTGGGGCTGGCGTACTATTACAACGCCGACAATTTCGACGAGGGAGGAGAAGGGTATGGTGAAGCGCCACCAGCGGTGGGATTTCTCTTCCTCGAAACACCCCCAGCTACTGGCGATGGGCTTGATAACAACCGCAATGGAGAAACAGACGAGCCCGGTGAAATGCTTGGACCCACGCTCATAATGAATCACCAGAAGAGCGGTAGAAATGTTGGGGGCCCACAAACTTTACAACAATACTTCAACTATGCGCGGGGCATATGGAGAGACGGGAGCCCGATGTTTGAGGGAAGCATCGGGTATGCCGACGCGTTCTGGCCCGATGGCTTGCCTCAAATTCCAACCCGTTATTATATGCCCGGTGATCCGTTAACCGGCGCGTTTTGGTCTGAATTCAACGGAGACAACGCAGGTAACGCAATAGCCCCATCTGACCGCCGGCTCCACATGTCGACCGGCCCCATCACCCTCGCACCCGGCGACACCATGACAGTTAGTACTGCCATCCTTTGGGCAAGGGGCGAAGACCATCTCGATAGCGTACGTCAATTGAAAGCAGATACACCGATCATTATCAACGCAGCTGCGGCTATTCTATCACCCAGTGTTTCGAAGAACCCTGATCCGCGACAACCCAACAATCCACCTCCTGGCACGGTGCTCAATTTTGAGCAAAACTTCCCAAACCCATTTAAAAGTACAACCACTATCCGCTACAGTCTCCCACAATCTATGCGGTTACGACTGGCCGTTTACAACACCCTCGGGCAGGAAGTGGCGGTGCTGGTGGAGAATCGACAGGCAGCCGGTAACTACAGCGCAGCCTTCAACGCCGACAACTTGCCGGCAGGTGTATACCTTGCGCGTTTTGAAGTCAACCAACTCCAATTTACCAGGCGAATGCTTCTCGTGAAATAA